One Oncorhynchus keta strain PuntledgeMale-10-30-2019 chromosome 34, Oket_V2, whole genome shotgun sequence genomic window, ACAAGACGATTGTATACAGCCGTATACCTATAAACAGAAGGTCGTGGGTAAGATGTTCTTGTTTTCCCAGGTGCATTGAGGCATGTTTTTAAGGTAAATATTTTTTTCCAACATGAAATAGGCTTTTGTGTTTGCAAAGGGGTAAAGAGGCGGAAAAGAGAGAGGCTCTGAACTGGCTTCCATGTCATACACTTAAATTCTCCATAGAAACTCTGATCTTAACGCGGAAACTTTATTAAACCCTGATGGTGGATTGATAAGACCGAATTTCTCTCGGCTTGATTTTATTGTGGAGACCGGGGAGGGATGACAGAGGTAAATTGCTATTTTAATTAAAGCAATGCACCAGAGGAAATTGCTGTCTGAATATTGTCTCAGAGATGGGGTTTGTGACAGTTGCCTGGAAACTTCAATCTGTCCCACATTTATTCCAGATCACAGTTATAAGATAAAGTTTAATACAAATCTTTGCCCGAATGAAATCCAACCCTTTCTTGAACAAACAGCTACAATGAAACAGAACTGCGGAGGAAACGTTATGTTTAACATGTATCTCTCAGGTTCGTGCTTTTGTACGTGAAATTATCAATATTATTGCTTTATATTCAGATGAGGGAAAATAGTATTTAGTCCTCGGGTAGTGATGCTGCTTCCAGCTAGCGTTTGCTCTGCCTTTTCAATCTGAAACCCGTCTCCTCTTTTTTGTCGGAAATCGGATATCCTCTTTCCTGAACGCGTTTCCTGGCTTCAGTTGTGAAGCTTGGACGGAAGAAACCACAAATATGAGAAAACAGAGCATTAGTTAGAGACTCGATTATAAGACAGAATCATAGCTTTTGAATGATATTTATAATATTTTCAATCTGAACGGAAGTATTTCCACAAGGAATAAAGTTATAGCCTATATAATTATCCAAATGTGAATTGTGTTTTAAACGTATACCGTTGCAATGCATATGTATTTTAGATGAGATTTTATACTAATATTTTTTTACTAGCACATTTATTTGTGTTAATGGCCGCTCTATTTATTTTGCAGATCCAACAGAACATCTGTTGAAAGAAAGCAAAAGTGGGTCCTGGATTCCCTCAAATACAGGGGCTCAAAAAGGTAAGAGCATTTTGAAATGTTGATTTATTATATACATTCCAACCCTGCATGCGTTTAGAACTTTTGTATTacatttatatattattatatattacttttaATATGTTAGAGTCCATAGGAGCACTATTATTGATTTGATTCGAGATCATTACTCATCTGAAAGAAGGCCAATGAACCCTCTTCCCCCTTCTTCTTCATGATTGTGCATGCATGGTTGTGTTGTTTGTCCAAAAGGCATGCGTTTTAGACAAATCGTTTTCTTTCGTGATTTTGTTTTTGCCAAGACACAGACATTGACGACATTGTTGTCCAACTGATAGCGTATCAACATGTTTATTCTATGCGTAATTGGCCATTACTTTTGGAAACCAAGTGACATTTGTTTTCCAGATTGCCTATCAAATAAATGCTTCTTTCCTCCCTTTTGTCCCCCTTCACAAATCTGTATTAATGTGTTATTTTGAATAGGTAGTGGACAGATTCAGCTATGGCAGTTTCTCCTCGAACTCCTGTCAGACAGCGCCAACATGTCCTGCATTACCTGGGAAGGGACGAACGGAGAATTCAAGCTAATTGACCCCGATGAGGTGGCCCGGCGATGGGGCGAGCGCAAAAGCAAGCCCAACATGAACTACGACAAACTCAGCCGCGCATTGCGGTACTACTACGACAAAAACATCATGACAAAGGTCCATGGGAAGCGATATGCTTACAAGTTCGACTTTCACGGCTTGGCCCAGGTGTGTCAACCCTCAACAACAGAGCAAGCGCTTTATAAATTCCAGAGTAATTTTGCCCCTATTCCCTTTTCAGGGATTTCCAAGCTAAGCCTCGTTGGTCCAGGCGTTGGTCCGTCCGGATTCTCCTATTGGCCGGGTTCGCCACCCACTCTCTACCACAGTCACAACCTCCAACCCCCGGGACCATTTGGTGCTGTGTCCGCTTCGCACATCAACTGtgtcaacaacatcaacaacctGAATAATATCAATAACCACTACAATTGACTACTATTAATCCACCAATGAGGCCTAATCATAATAATCGATGATTGATGTAGTTTAAAGCGTGCCTTTTCGGATTAGGCCTAATGATGATTTTTCCTTTCGAAATGTTATCTTGTGAACCCAAGACATTGTCTGATCCTAACTGAATATGCCAAGGTGCAATTCATTAAACATTTTGTGCAATATTTCAAATGTAATAACATGCGTTTTCAGATAGGCTATGTATTTTAGACTAAACCCAGATTAAGAACCCCTTTCTTTACAATTTATTTGGTCTTTGATTCGACAGGACACTGGTGCCTCCACCTCTGAAATTGCCTGGGCTTTTAGCGCCATCACGTGGCTATTAATTAAACATATAAATACGTAATTGTTCTCAGATAGGCTTGCAGTGCACTAATTTCAAAGTAGGATTATTAGTGCCCGTCTAAAAACATTATGGAGATAAAGATTTGTCGTCGCCAATATATTACCCGATGACTCCCACTTTAAATAGCCTTGGTTATTTTAAGGTTACAATGCAGACGtgtttatctcaatatcaaatcatttctgggtaactattaagtaccttactgtctTTGTTTTCAATTCAAATTGTCAAAAAGAAGAAAATAGCAatgagcaatttctcaagcaagaattgtgTTAGTActatctgggagtggtctgagtggggaggggaaaacggtaaattagctgttattggcagagaggttttgaACTCTCTTTCATtgcagaccctggtttgattccaggctgtatcacaaccggctgtgattgggagtcccatagggcggcgcacaattggcccagcgtcgtccgagtttggccggggtaggcctagttaaataaaggttaaataaaaataaatacattcttgttggtctattaactcatttagcgcctggtgatgtcaccaggtaggccaatactccatcccaccaaacaggctgacatttcagtTGGTCTTTTcaaactgcactgggcctttaagccTACTTTAAACATACACAGGCAGTCTACGATACAGTGCAGGTATCTCCTTTAGTTTTGACAACAACCacgtttgttttttttttttcattttataCGTTTTATTTTGACATTTTATGCATGAAAAAAACAATAGATTATTTAATTATAATTTTAAACCTTTTAGAAATTATTTATTTGAAATTGTAGGCTACAAATGCCAGTTGATATCATGAATGAAATTGTGTGATGCTATTTTACATAGGCCTACATTTAATTTTGCCGAATTATCACATAATGTATGACAATGTTTATAAGTCCGTCAACCATGTTGTATAAAAAAGCATCATCCTCAGAATTTGCAGATCATTTTGTTCAAGTGCGCAATACAtgtttctctttctgtgtgtgttgaTGATCTGATAACATATTGTAGATTAAGCCTACATTCTTTCCAGCCACACGGGGGCGCTACGTCTCTGCATATAACAGGTGTACTGTTAGCGTGattacttttacattttttatttaacctttatttaactaggcaagtcagttaaaaacaaattattattaacaatgacggcgtaccaaaaggcaaaaggcctccagCGGGGATGGGGCTGGAAtaattatatatgtatataggacaaaacgcacatcacaacaagagagacaacacaacatcattttttacattttattttatctaccctttatttaactaggtcagttaagaacaaattcttatttacaatgatggccaacgggttaactgccttgttcaggggcagaacaacagatttgatCCAGTAACcttccgctctaaccactaggctacctaagacagaccaaagacaacaacacagcaaggcagcaacacatggcaacacaacatgacaacaacatggtagcaacacaacatggtagcagcacaaaacatgggacaaacattgggcacagacaacaccacaaagcgcaagaaggtagagacaacaatacatcacacaaagcagccacaactgtcagtaagagtgtccatgattgagtccctgaatgaagagattgagataaaactgtccagttcgagtgtttgttgcagctcgtttcagtcgctagctgcagtgaatTGAAAAGacgagtgacccagggatgtgtgtgctttggagaactttaacagaatgtgactggcagaacaggtgttgtgtgtggaggatgagggctgcagtatatATCTCAGATAaaggggagtgaggcctaagagggttttataaataagcatcaaccagtgggtcttgcaacgGGTATACGAAGATGAGAAGTTTACAgcggagtatagagtgcagtgatgtgtcctataaggatatCATGGGCAATTGGATTCATCTACATTTCAAAAACATGAGCCACTGTTCCATGTGCTATTCTGTTTTGATGGAGAAATGTTTTGTCCTAGTTTAAATTTGTTTTCAACTTCATTGCTGT contains:
- the LOC118367142 gene encoding protein FEV-like isoform X1 gives rise to the protein MFNYTHLSQIHISVQTDLNSCTVKRSWPGVSGDPTEHLLKESKSGSWIPSNTGAQKGSGQIQLWQFLLELLSDSANMSCITWEGTNGEFKLIDPDEVARRWGERKSKPNMNYDKLSRALRYYYDKNIMTKVHGKRYAYKFDFHGLAQVCQPSTTEQALYKFQSNFAPIPFSGISKLSLVGPGVGPSGFSYWPGSPPTLYHSHNLQPPGPFGAVSASHINCVNNINNLNNINNHYN
- the LOC118367142 gene encoding protein FEV-like isoform X2, producing the protein MSCITWEGTNGEFKLIDPDEVARRWGERKSKPNMNYDKLSRALRYYYDKNIMTKVHGKRYAYKFDFHGLAQVCQPSTTEQALYKFQSNFAPIPFSGISKLSLVGPGVGPSGFSYWPGSPPTLYHSHNLQPPGPFGAVSASHINCVNNINNLNNINNHYN